Genomic window (Nicotiana sylvestris chromosome 7, ASM39365v2, whole genome shotgun sequence):
ATAAAATACAGTCACAATTAAATCTAAAATTAACACATTATATAAGATACTATTTTGGTCAAAACTTCTAGAATTTAGCAGTCATCCAAGAGAAATACATTTTGAGTAAACTACATAAAAAAGTTAGTACAAACCATAAGTTAATATAGTTAGATAGGTGCACCTCTAAGAATTCAACATGTGGTTTTAATATATAGGGGAATATAGTTCAGGAAGGTCTTGGGGACACCAGATAGTTTAAGTAGGTAACTGATAAAAAAATATCAGTTTAAGAGGGTTTTAGGCTTGGATTAAATAGCCACGTGTAGCCCCACAAGGCACATTCTTTAGATAATTAGGAGTGTGCACTAGACATACCTCCAAAAATGCAATAAGGGGGGTTTTAATATGAAGAGGAATATAGTCgaggaattttcagaaaccactattgtttagtggttATTAACTTCCTATAACtaccatatacataattacttcctATATCTAGTATTCAGTTGTTACGGTAGTGTATTCGCTATATTCGcattgttgtattcatgaatataacaACAAAAAGTGCCTAAAAATCAGGACAGTCCAATTGTAcgtgcatgtattcacatgtattcgcgccaTGTATTCATAAATACAGGAGCAAAAAGTACATAAAAACAGGACAGTCAAGTTGTAcgtgcatgtattcacatgtattgcGCTGCTGTATTCAAAATACAGCAGTaaaaagcgcctaaaatcagggcagtccagctgtacgcgcatgtattcacattgctgtattcatgaatacaacagcaaaaaacgcctaaaatcagggcagtccagctgtacgcacatgtattcacatgtattcatgAATGCGAATGCGTTCATGAAGCTATACGCGAATGTgttgctgtattcatgaatacaacagtaaAAAAGCCTAAAACTAGGGCAGTCCAgctgtacgcgcatgtattcacatctattcgcgccatgtattcatgaatacagtaacgaCAATCACCTTAAAAATAAGTATGTCCAGCGGTCTAAGGGAGAGAAAAAACATAAATAACATATTTAATGCCTTATTTCATGCCTCAATGGTAGTATATACCATAAAtacttattttgctataaaatataaaaaatagctatagaaaataatattttaaaatgatcTTCATTTATAATAAATAGAGTGTATACCTTTGCTATATGAGGTAAAATTTTCAATATAGTTCGAAGGGGTTTTTGGGGCACCGAATAACTTAACTAAAAAACTAACTAAAACATGATAGTTTAGGGGGATTTTAGGATATTAacacttatatatgtatatatatattataaatattATTATACATTTTTGGCCTATTTTTTAGATGAATAATTATTTAAGTTAAGTTTTTCTAGAAAAATATTTACAATTACGCAAGTACTTATAGATTAATCTTTTAATAAAAATGCTAATTAGCTTGATGTAACGGAAcaaaatttttatattattaataTAACTTAATAATTAAATCCTTAAGTTTTATtatcgaaaaaaaaaaaattcagataaAATTTAACTGTCAAAACGACCAATCTTAAAGCTATCTTTACGCCTCACCTTCAACAGATAAGGCAAGAGTTTCATTCCCCCCTTCTTTTTCTCCACTCACTCACACACTTCCTCTACTTTCACCTCTCTTCTCTAGCCATGGCGGAAGCTTCTAGAATACTCCAATCAGGTTTCCTTCCTCCTTTCTCCCATAATTCTCCATCTCACAGAACCACTCTCCACTTCAACTCCTCCTACACTTTCCACAGAAGAAACAGTACTACTCCTAACACCATTAATATTCGCTGTTCTTCATCAGTTTCCGCAGCTGAAACTACCAAACCGACAAAAGCAGAGAATGTTCCGTGGGGCTGCGACATTGATTCTCTCGAAAATGCATCCACTTTGCAGAAATGGTTGTCGGATTCGGGACTGCCTGACCAGAAAATGGGCATACAAAGAGTGGATGTTGGAGAAAGAGGCCTTGTTGCTCTAAAAAATATTAGGAAAGGGGAAAAGTTGCTCTTTGTTCCTCCCTCACTTGTCATCACTGCTGACTCGGTAAAATtattactccctccatttcaatttatgtgggGTAAAATTATTGAGAAAAAAAGTACTAGGACTTTTGAAAATGTGGTTTTAAAAGCTTTGTAGAGTCATAAAATTTGTGTGATTGTAAAAGCTTAATGAACATTAAGGgtaaaaatgataaaatgaaaagtttaaagttaatCTGTTTTCAAATATAGAAAGGTGTCATTTTTTTGGTAACGGATTAATAAGGAAAGTGtgtcatataaattgaaacaaaAGGAGTAGTCTTTTGTTTGATATTTGAACTTGGCCTGAAGTAAATTAGCGTGGCTATAATTGAACTCGGTGGATAATGGACCCGGCCCTCTACCTTTCTCCACTTAGATAGCCTCATGAGGTGCACCTAATCCACACATCACGTATTGCTCTTACTATTACACGAAAGACCGGGGGCTTAAGAGGGAAATTTTAATTTGTAAATCAGATGTTAATTAAGTTGTTGTGTATCCCTGCAACGAACATAACTGCTCATTAACAAATCCTAATTGCTGTCTGGGTGCCTGAGTAACCAACTGAGGCAAAAAACTTGAGATTGTAACATTGAAGTGTAACAGTCTTAATTTAGAAATGATCCTCTGTAAGAACTAATTTCAATGAACAGAAGTAGAATCATGTTTACAGGCTAAATGGGTAATTTTCCCTGACATATAAAGTACTCTACTTGTATTACTATTACATGTTCCAGATCGCAGAGATTCTGAAGGACTTACGGTTTAATAAGACAGGATGTGGAACAAATGTGAACATGAAACTAATATTTCATTACCTTTCTGGTATAGAAGTCATTAAGGTGAAGGTCAATCGGACTAGAAATTGGATGTTGATGCACTTCAGCTCTAACTTCTTGACATTGCAGTGTATCTCATGCTAGGTTAGCTTAGTTGGACTTTTAGGACATGGAAATAAAGTGTAAACCTTGACTTCCCATGATTGTCAGTTGCTAATACATCAATATTGCCGCGATTGTCTGCCTCAGTTGGCAAATTCTGTCATATATAATTTATATCCCTCAACCACTAGGGGATGGTTGAGTTGTTGATGGCATAGGGTAACAACCTTGAGATCTCACGTTTGAATCCCAGCTACAAAATTTGGTTTATGGACAGATTTACCCTTCTCATGTACTTGTTGGGGTTGTAGTAGCTTCCAATGGATTAGGCGAATATGAGCAAGTTAGTACGAATACCAACATATATGTACATATGTAGGCTCGCATACAAACACAAAACTAGCCCTCTCCAGGTAGAAGGAGTGCAATAACAAGATGACATCTTTCTTTTCCTCTGAATTTCCTTTCATCCAAACAATTGTACTAGCCACACATCTGCATTGCATTTCTTAAGTAGTAAAGTTGATTCTTTTCTAAACAGATATTTCTCATACCTCATACTTGAAATAGCACTGGAATGTTTACCATTGTTCTTATTCTTAGAATCATACTAGTCATTAGTGCAGCTTGGAGGCAGAATGGCTACAAATGGATCTCAAGTGTTACTTATATATTTGTATATCAGTAGAGATAATGGAAGAATTAGGTATCCTTAAAGCTTTTAATTAGTTACTGGTTTAAATGCCATGCTATACATGTGTAAGTATAGATTCTACAGCATACTGAAGTGTTTTGTTTCTCCTTGTCTAGTTGTGGATTAGTTGGTTTACTAAAGGGGAAAAATGAGGAAAGGGGAAATGGTCTTCCATGTGTTTAAAAGATGGTTAATGTTAATCACTATGGCAAATAGCAACCTGTGATCACCGGTTCAGGTTTCACATGTTCAATGCTGTGAGATTTAAGACACGAGCCCTTCCTAATTCAAGCAAATCAGATGGGAGGGGCATAACGAAAGTATCTAGAATACAACAGATACAGTTACCATTATTTGAATCTAAGTACTTTTTGGatttaaaatattatgaattcTGGTACCAACAGaggctttttttttctttttccgtcTTGCTATGTGCTGGTGATGCCAGAAATGGAGCAACCCTGAGGCTGGTGCTGTGTTAAAACAATACAATGTTCCAGATTGGCCTTTTCTTGCTACATATTTAATAAGCGAGGCAAGCCTCATGAAATCTTCAAGATGGAGTAACTATATTTCTGCCTTGCCTAGACAGCCTTACTCTCTCTTGTACTGGTAAGCCTCTTATTAGTTTTGGTGTCTACCAAAACTTGTCAAGACTTgagcattcttcctttactacgTAAAAGGGTACATGCTCAATAAGTTCCCCTACAGCTTTTCCATGTCATTTCAGGACTCGTTCTGAGCTAGACAGGTATTTGGAAGCATCACAAATAAGAGAACGGGCAATTGAAAGGATAAATAACGTCACTGGAACGTAAGGCTTCTTTCCTTAATTTCTCAGAATTTATCATTTGAAGCTAATTTTTTCCTTACTTTTATTCGGAAAAAATCTACTACTTTGATCACTCAATTATTATCTTGGGTTCTCGTTACACCTGACTAAGCACACTTTACCCTAATTAATTGTACTGATTCATTGGACACTCCACTACTGATTCCTGCAAAATCGCATGGAGTTAACTATTACAGCATCTAGCTATTACATGTCACGGTGAGGGTGGGCTATTTTAATGAAgaggaaaataaaaaattgataTCAGAAGAATAAATAACATGTCGAAAAACTTCTGTCATCATAGTACAAAGAAAAAGTACCGAAAATGCCACTCATTTAGCATATTACGTTACAGTCGCATTGTCTAATAGTTAAGTATTCATTGCATTTGCAAGAATCTgttggtgggggggggggggaccagaAGTGAATGTTTGAATTAATTGAAAGTTAAACGTGCTTAGTCGGATATCTCTAGGATTAAAGCTGAATTTTtcaaggaataaagaaaagaaatgttttataattcatttattttttattgttgtgCTTGCTGACTAGTGTTTGCTTCATCATCTCGACTGCAGGTACAATGATTTAAAACTCAGAATATTTTCCAAACATCCTGATTTATTTCCTGAAGAGGTACACAATCTTAATGACTTGCTAATATTTGAGGCCAGCTAAATGTTATCTGTTTGTCATTATATTGTTTCTTGATGATGTGGTAAAGATTCTTGGGAGGAAATGGTTGCCTATGTGAAGTGAGAAGATATGATGGAGCTGCTACATTTCCTAGAGGCCATTTTAATTTATCAATGTAACATAGTCAATTTTGACTTCAAATTATAAGACCGTATAGTCCTGAGGTAATGATGATTCTGCGTCATGACCAAGTGGAGCAATCAAAAGCGAAGTTTCTTTTGAATGAACCACTTGTTTCACTATAGATCCATCTACATATTGCAGCCTTAGACAAGAGTCTTACAAATGACAAGTACATTAATATAGATCATTGGACTTGTTCTTCTATTAACCAGGATCAACCTTTTTGATATAACTTATTGAACATGTTCTGAAAAGAAAGTGCCCAGCAATGAATTATGGTCTTCAGGGGAAGTCTAGAGATGCATTATTCTTTTACAATTAACTAGAAAGGGGATACTTTTTTCTGCctactgctatttttcttttaatgTGTGTCCTGAGCGTGTTCAAATTTCTGCTGCATGTTATTGCAGATATTCAACATAGAGACTTTCAACTGGTCATTTGGAATTCTCTTCTCACGTTTGGTGAGTTTCATACATGGGAACAcaaattttttttgtttatgaAATAAGTGGCAAGTCATTAACAAGAAGCATTCAGAGGATGCATAGGTTACAAAAGAAAGGGCTCACAAAATTTATTTCTACTGTGATTTCTACTGTCATTCATGTTTAGACTCACAAAAAGGGGAACAAGTAAACAATTTGGATGTGAAAACTGGTAGAAGTTGAATGCAGAAATCAAGCTGTGGTGTCTTCAGTGAAATGATatactaaaaaagaaaaagagattttGTAATCGCTCTTTTACTCGATGCTAAATATCTACTTCATGGGAAACTTTGATATGCTTTCTAAATTGGTTATGCATTCACAGGTCAGATTACCCTCTATGGATGGAAGAGTTGCCTTGGTTCCTTGGGCAGATATGCTGAATCATAATTGTGAGGTTGTGAATAGCACTTTAGTGAAAATGTTTGAACTTGACATATATGGCATAATTCTGAGTCTGATTCTTTCAGCTGTTTTATTGTACAAGGTGGAAACTTTTCTTGACTATGATAAATCATCGCAAGGAATTGTCTTTACAACGGACAGGGCATATCAGCCAGGTGAGCAGGTATACAATATTCTGACTTTTTAAAAGCGATTAGCTAAATTATTGTATCGTCAAAACAACTGGATCCCCCATCTTGAATATTAATAGTTAACTCAAATTAGAAAATTACTGCACTGTGGCTTAGAAAGGGGCCACAGACTAACATATTCTTATTAACCTCCTTGCTGAACAGAATTCACCCTTATttattgtttatatttataagCCTAGCAAGTATTCAACATAAAATCTTTTATCTTAATGTAATTACTTTCATGATGCACGCATCCCCGTAGAACCACTTGACGTTTTGAGTTTTCATATTAGACAATGCCTTGTGTAAGTAACTTGTAAGCTTGCGATTGTACAGGTTTTTATATCATATGGAAGGAAATCTAATGGAGAGCTTTTGCTTTCATATGGATTTGTTCCTAGAGAAGGCACCAATCCTAGTGATTCAGTTGAGTTGTCATTTTCACTTAAGAAATCTGATAAATGTTACAAGGAGAAGGTGGAGGCTCTGAAGAAGCATGGGTTATCAGCGTGAGTGCTTCGTTTATATAGACTGGTCCATAATACTGTGAGCTAAATATTTTCAGATATTTTATTTCTCTAATTTGAATCAGTTCTGACAAAATGTAGAAACCTTCTGGCTGTGGTTCCTTGCTATCAGAAAAATCCTAGGTTTCCTAGAAATTGGTGTCCTtttgttgtttatgtttaaaAACACTAACTTTTAAATTCTCATGTACCTTGAACAGATCGGAATGCTTTCCTATACAAGTCACTGGTTGGCCATTGGAATTGATGGCGTTTGCTTATCTAGTAGTCAGTCCACCTAGCATGAGCAGACAGTTTGGAGAGGTAAGATAAATCTCAATTTTTGCGAGGTGGACTACATTTTTGGATTGGAAAAATAATAATCTAAAACTTAGTTTATTCCAGATGGCTGCTGCAGCATCGAATAAGTCAACATCAAAGAAGGATATGAAGTACCCGgagatagaagaagaagcattgcAATTTATTCTGGATAGTTGTGAATCCAGCATATCAAAGTATTCCAAGTTCCTTCAGGTAGTAAATTACTTCCCTAAGTAATACAGCTCTATAATCACACTACATGGGTGCCGAGCGCATGGGATGTTGCTTCCCTAGCCGGCATGTGGGCCCCGTGGAAAGAGAGAAATGGGAGAGCTTGTAACGGGATCAAAAGTGATTTTGTGTATTTGAGGAATAaccttttatttttaattagCTTTTGGTGCACCTATGAAGTTCTTGTACGTATAGAAGATTAGGTATCATCTTGGGATCTTTGCACAAATAGTCGGCCAAGATAATATACTGATTATACACGGTTATACACATAGTACATATGAATTGTATAATATATTATACATCcaccggctatttttagtttaagcggtTGGGTGGAGACAACTGCTTAGGTTAATTCTTCTATCATTTTTAAAGGACCATATTTTCATATAGGTATTATACTTATTGACATATGGCTTGTATACAGGAGTCTTCCCACTGATCACACTAACATGGGTTCTAGCGATGATTTAGAGAAGTATAAATTTGTAGGTCTGCAACTTTGCATGCATGTACAAATATGTTCCATTGCATTTACCCATGCTCAATAACTATCATATCTTCTAACAGGCAAGTGGAGAAATGGATCTCGACGTAACGAATCCAAAGCAGCTAAACAGAAGAGTGTTTCTGAAACAGCTAGCAGTTGATCTCTGCACAAGTGAGCGGAGGATACTCTTCCGTAGCCAATATGTAAGTACACACTGTTTCACATTCCAGCAACTCTATCCAAAATATGTACTTAGTTAATTAAACTACCATTCCCCGTGCTCCATGTTATACTTATATTACAAGTCCACATTGGCCTAAGAATTTCATGACAATCTCCTGACCAAATgtagaaggggagccttggcgtaacccGTAAAGTTGTTggcatgtgaccaggaggtcacgggttcgagccgtgggaACAGCCTCTTGCATAAATGCAggataaggctgcgtacaatagactcttgtggtccggcccttccccggaccccgcgcatagcgggagatTAGTGCACCGAActgcctttttttttttctttttctcctgaCCAAACGTAATGGGATAGATATATGACTTGCAACATATGTTTGTGTTTACAgttaaatgaagaaaagaaaatgaaacttTGTGAATTGATCGATCTTCTTGATTTCCTTCAATTAATCGATGTTTTCAACCATTAACCTTAATTCAAAATGTTTTTGACATGGTACCAGATACTGAGGAGAAGATTGAGGGATATTAGGAGCGGCGAACTGAAAGCTCTCAACTTATTTGATGGACTTAGGAACCTTTTCAAATAACTTGTTGAATGACTCTTCCCCCATTTTGATATCAACCCTTCTGCTTTCGGGCGAAGTTATCCACTGTCTCAATGTTGAATTGCTAAGAAGTCATTGTTTTACAATTTGAGACAGCACAAAGGAGTGGAGTCTCTTCTCTTTATAATTTTAATCACTGTGTCATGTATGTATAATACATGTTGTATCTTTCAACTTAACTTCGATAACTTTGTAATTTGTAAACGCTTTTGAGGTTATTCAGACTTCTGCTTACAGAGCTGTGTCTTTGTTTTGTATTTCGGGAACTTTACTTTATAGTCAGTTTTTAAATGGAAAACTTTCTCTTTTGGAAATTTTTTATTTGTTGCATTCTCATCTTATTAACAACATGACTTGTTGAGATTCACTTAATATAAAAGTTCATTCTTTTTTCAggagaaagaaaacaagaaatatgTATGAAACTCTTACCGCGTTACTCCTTTAAAATGACAATTTGATGCTTTTAATATAGTTAATGTACCTGCCAAAAGTCTTTTTAATTCTTTAAAACTCCCTTTCTAGTCAAACACTAATCACATACAAATGGGACGAAAAAagtggatttttttttcttttcaaaaatatgcaatttttGGCTCAACAATTTTAGTTGTATGTTGTTTTTAAGAGAATAATATAAATAAGCAAAACATACTAAGAGAATGCGACTTAAGGTTAAAGTATAACGGAAAGAATAGATGAAAGTCGTTACATACATGCAATAAGTCAGATATAATTAGATTTATAAATTGTATGCAAATGCAATTTACTGAATCTGCTTTATATTTGACAGACCTAAATTTTTTCACATTCTCGGTTTCCAGTTGAAATCTCATTCATTGCATCTAAGTTTTCTTCTTAAAATTGTAGCTCTTCATTTATATTTGTCCAGCGACTTTTTTTATATACATTAAGAAAAAGAGGTTTCTTCTATACAGAATAATGCGTATATTTTTAATGTAGCAAAACACATATTTACCAAGGGCCTAAAAGAATTCAActaataaatcaaaaaaaaaaaagaagagagagtatatatatatatatatgcaccaATCAATTACTATATTtattaaagaaaatattattgattATACAGGGACTACTATTAGAGGAGAAACCTTTTTATTTAATAAGTATCTATTGGAGAAGAAGAGCTaattttttgaagaagaaataatCTATGCAACTAATAAGGAAGTCAAAAATGAGAATATAAAAGAGTAGCAAAAAGAAAAGGACtcataaataaaggaaaaatgcataagtactgtcatgggcggctttccagccatgccccatgaccccttgggtgcgccccgtggcgtcctagcaagcctcccaACGCCTAGCGCCACGAACGACCCcatggtcttggctgcgccaagtgacaagcgtgcATGTgtctctgtcgccccaccgatatccctcgccagcgcccagccgcAGGCAGATACTAACTGCGCCGTGCGCAGACCGTAATGCCAAAGACAAGGTTGCTGACAACGGACCTGTTTCTaccttgtagaaaactaagttcttttcattgtaaatatagagtagttttatttcatgcacttccattatgtttctctagttTAGTTAGGTCTAGTCTTGtaactttgttttatttttttaagcactattagggggatcaaacaatcaaactttctagcaagcaaacaattccctgtactggtgtctctccccctcgacaccgtgtTGCTTTTctataatagctttcattaatgcaatcaagatttctttcattctcaattctcatttctgttctctcaattgctcttgacattggttttcccgtacgacactgacaatctcgtctagcgtacggaggaGACCTCAGTTGGCGTATAGTAACTGCACTGACAttagttgcttagccttacgtcacccttccaaggaatctcaggaaggcgtcgcgtaacaattggtatcagagcctaggctcggcATCGGACGAGAGAACATATCGCCATTACCACCATTtgtgaccatggtgaatcatggggaccaCATTGCAGCCATCGAAGAGACGATTGACGTATTACGACCCATCATGAATACGGTGCCTGAAATAAGAACcagcctagtgcaaaggttggatgaCCTAGACCGCAGAATGCTCTAAGCTGAAGTTGACATAAAACATCAGTCGCAACTCTGAGGGAGACAGGGAAATGGCAGCCACAGAGGCAGCCGAATTTTTTGGCAAATTCAAAGGCCTCCAATaggagcgtgccgaggatttagcCTACATGTCACAAGAGGTAGACAGGGTGACTGTCATGCAACAAACTAAAGACAACTTGTCAGGccagctcaatgttgtcaatgctgttTTACAAGGCCTGCTTCGAGGAGGCGGAAACCAAATAAGGGGTGCTGTGAACCTCGCCCCCGCGACACAAAAACTAATaattcctgagccaaagccataTAGTAGAGCTAGGAATGccaaagaagtggaaaacttcatctttgaCATCGAACAGTTCTTCGATGCCGTTTGGGgcctagaagaagctaagaaggtagcaactgTTGCCATGTATCTTCAAGGTGAAGCAaaactctggtggcgggtgaaGTACGAAGCCATCAGggccggtgaagatgctctcgagACATGGACAGAACTGAAGGTATCCGTATGCCTATAGTTCTTCCCCAAAAATGTTGAAAataatgcaaggagaaagctacaaGAGCTTCGTCAAACCAAATTAGTGTGGGACTATGTGCGGTAATTCTTCGCGCTCATGATAAACATACGcaacatgggggacaaagacaaaatCTTCACCTTCTTA
Coding sequences:
- the LOC104242212 gene encoding ribulose-1,5 bisphosphate carboxylase/oxygenase large subunit N-methyltransferase, chloroplastic, whose product is MAEASRILQSGFLPPFSHNSPSHRTTLHFNSSYTFHRRNSTTPNTINIRCSSSVSAAETTKPTKAENVPWGCDIDSLENASTLQKWLSDSGLPDQKMGIQRVDVGERGLVALKNIRKGEKLLFVPPSLVITADSKWSNPEAGAVLKQYNVPDWPFLATYLISEASLMKSSRWSNYISALPRQPYSLLYWTRSELDRYLEASQIRERAIERINNVTGTYNDLKLRIFSKHPDLFPEEIFNIETFNWSFGILFSRLVRLPSMDGRVALVPWADMLNHNCEVETFLDYDKSSQGIVFTTDRAYQPGEQVFISYGRKSNGELLLSYGFVPREGTNPSDSVELSFSLKKSDKCYKEKVEALKKHGLSASECFPIQVTGWPLELMAFAYLVVSPPSMSRQFGEMAAAASNKSTSKKDMKYPEIEEEALQFILDSCESSISKYSKFLQASGEMDLDVTNPKQLNRRVFLKQLAVDLCTSERRILFRSQYILRRRLRDIRSGELKALNLFDGLRNLFK